One part of the Bacteroidia bacterium genome encodes these proteins:
- the rpsO gene encoding 30S ribosomal protein S15 produces the protein MYLYKELKQEIFKKYGNGKSDADTGSPESQIALFTYRIKHLTEHLKQNKKDASTRMGLQRLVGKRRRMLDYLKRSDIERYRAVIKELGIRK, from the coding sequence ATGTATCTATACAAGGAACTGAAGCAGGAGATTTTCAAAAAATACGGGAATGGAAAAAGCGATGCTGATACGGGTTCTCCCGAGTCCCAGATAGCTCTTTTCACCTACCGCATTAAGCACTTGACCGAGCACCTCAAGCAAAACAAAAAAGATGCATCCACCCGGATGGGACTTCAGAGGCTTGTAGGTAAGCGCCGCAGAATGCTAGATTACTTAAAGCGCTCTGACATCGAACGTTACAGAGCAGTAATCAAAGAATTGGGAATTAGAAAATAA
- a CDS encoding S8 family serine peptidase codes for MRLTLTSAQYLILVLLIGFSGLHAQSLKDGFGVGEKNFINGQLILKVKDEYRDRCKNDQINIAAVQEAFAEIGGLEIQKIFPHHTPPAQSKSKAGELADLSLIYRLSFDKGQELLSAVARLDGLTEISYAEPAYIHQLFYTPDDPFADSTETSSSNIPWQWGLGQIRAYEAWDIQRGDSSILIGVVDSGHKGQHEDMQDNLGLNVDDPIDGIDNDLDGFVDNYAGWDFGGNTLDGQGDNDPNVGNVHGFFVAGILGATTDNGIGIAGSSFNCRYLPIKAAPDDSITAVFYGYEGIVYAVDQGAQIVNCSWGGRDNSRFGQDVVQYATVNRSAALIVAAGNSRRDEKFYPAAYPQCISVANSFYQDVIFPNSTFNYSVDIAAPGGSVLSTFQDTYAFFGGTSAAAPMAAGALGIVLAHFDQLTGFQAAQRMRVTADEIYTVNDSSIYEDRLGNGRVNLYRALTDPLKPSIRTETFEIKDLDGDSRFLSGDTLLISVDFINYLHPSNDLYIQLSVPNSLQSFVNVLEGDLVKGQVNMWDRFDNGTGFKVVLSSSLPYNVPLALKLNYSDDANSYEDFEYLEFRVNKTWLDIEENLLSTSVNSQGNFGFNALGQLTEGLGVRYEEGENALFEGGFLIGNSSAVSDRIRNNLFSADQDFAFSQLVKEIENPERSDFQALSKFDDATSLNPLGLAISQHTYAFSDTAHDDYVIFQFEVENISGQMIADLYAGLFADWDIFAGNFNRNFALFDRSNTMVYAKDAQGIDPRHYGMTLLTDQDFKAYAASLPSPGFNFSNTAKFIALSNEPDTATATAGLGTQGRDIAQFISGGPFSMAIGAKDTLAFAILAADDLAGLQGHADAAKSNYFCRVLDRGPNEDFLFAEVSQAREILFSDQNANANTWSWDFGDGNSAMSKNPIHVYSSAGSYEVNLRVSDGVCSRDYKQKILVRNNVSTEPDPELARLSIFPNPARENFLLKLEGSWQGEIQIEMYGIDGKRVYTRTAEAAQIYTLSVDRGSLPAGIYALTLRHKDFQISRKINWVD; via the coding sequence ATGCGTCTAACACTTACATCAGCACAATACCTGATCCTTGTTCTATTGATAGGATTTTCGGGCCTCCATGCGCAGAGCCTGAAAGATGGTTTTGGAGTAGGGGAAAAGAATTTCATAAATGGTCAATTGATCCTGAAAGTGAAGGATGAATACCGTGACCGATGCAAAAATGATCAGATCAATATAGCTGCTGTTCAGGAGGCCTTCGCAGAAATTGGAGGGCTTGAGATACAGAAGATTTTTCCTCATCACACTCCTCCTGCACAAAGCAAATCGAAAGCCGGTGAGCTGGCTGATCTTAGTCTGATCTATCGGCTTAGTTTTGATAAAGGACAAGAGCTTTTGTCAGCAGTTGCCCGTCTGGATGGATTGACAGAAATTTCTTATGCTGAACCCGCTTATATACATCAGCTTTTTTATACACCAGACGATCCTTTTGCTGATTCTACTGAAACTTCATCTTCCAATATTCCCTGGCAATGGGGACTCGGGCAAATCCGTGCCTATGAAGCCTGGGATATCCAAAGAGGAGATTCCAGCATACTCATAGGAGTTGTGGATTCGGGACATAAGGGCCAGCATGAAGATATGCAGGATAATTTGGGACTGAATGTGGATGATCCCATTGATGGGATCGACAATGATCTGGATGGCTTTGTTGATAATTATGCAGGTTGGGATTTTGGAGGGAATACCCTGGATGGACAAGGCGATAATGACCCCAATGTGGGAAATGTACATGGTTTTTTTGTTGCGGGCATTTTGGGAGCCACCACAGATAATGGTATCGGTATAGCCGGATCCAGTTTCAATTGTCGCTATTTACCGATTAAAGCTGCTCCCGATGATTCCATCACGGCTGTTTTTTATGGATATGAAGGAATTGTTTATGCGGTAGATCAAGGGGCACAAATCGTAAATTGTTCCTGGGGAGGACGCGATAATTCGAGATTTGGACAGGATGTAGTACAGTATGCTACCGTAAATAGATCCGCAGCCTTGATTGTAGCTGCAGGGAATAGTAGGCGGGATGAGAAATTTTATCCGGCAGCCTATCCTCAGTGTATTTCTGTTGCCAATTCCTTTTACCAGGATGTGATTTTCCCCAATTCCACTTTCAATTATTCAGTAGACATAGCAGCTCCAGGGGGCAGTGTCCTCAGTACTTTTCAGGATACTTATGCTTTTTTCGGAGGAACATCTGCTGCGGCTCCTATGGCTGCAGGTGCATTGGGAATTGTCCTGGCACACTTTGATCAATTGACAGGTTTCCAGGCCGCCCAGCGAATGCGGGTAACGGCTGATGAGATTTACACGGTCAATGATAGTAGTATTTATGAGGATCGCTTGGGGAATGGACGTGTAAATCTGTACCGGGCACTTACCGATCCTTTAAAACCCTCCATCCGAACAGAAACTTTTGAAATAAAAGATCTCGATGGGGATAGTCGCTTTTTATCAGGGGATACTTTATTGATTTCGGTCGATTTTATCAATTATCTACATCCATCCAATGACCTTTACATTCAATTGTCAGTTCCCAACAGTTTACAAAGTTTCGTGAATGTTTTAGAAGGAGATTTGGTGAAAGGGCAGGTGAATATGTGGGATCGTTTTGATAATGGTACAGGATTTAAAGTGGTGCTAAGTAGCTCTTTGCCTTACAATGTCCCACTTGCCCTGAAGTTGAATTATTCAGATGATGCAAATAGCTATGAGGATTTTGAATATTTGGAGTTTCGGGTGAATAAAACCTGGTTGGATATTGAGGAAAACCTTCTCTCCACTTCTGTAAACAGCCAGGGTAATTTCGGTTTCAATGCACTGGGACAATTGACCGAGGGTTTAGGGGTTCGATATGAGGAGGGAGAGAATGCCTTATTTGAAGGAGGTTTTTTGATTGGGAATAGCTCAGCTGTTTCTGACCGAATCCGGAATAATCTTTTTTCAGCAGATCAGGACTTTGCCTTCTCTCAATTGGTGAAGGAAATAGAAAATCCTGAACGCAGCGATTTTCAGGCCTTGAGTAAATTTGATGATGCGACTTCTTTAAATCCCCTGGGGCTGGCTATTTCTCAGCATACGTATGCATTTTCGGATACGGCGCATGATGATTATGTGATTTTCCAGTTTGAGGTAGAGAATATTTCGGGACAAATGATCGCAGACCTCTATGCGGGTCTATTCGCGGATTGGGACATTTTTGCTGGAAATTTTAACCGAAATTTTGCCCTTTTTGACAGAAGCAATACAATGGTCTATGCTAAAGATGCCCAGGGGATTGATCCCCGACACTACGGCATGACCCTGTTGACAGATCAAGACTTCAAGGCCTATGCGGCTTCTTTACCCAGTCCGGGTTTCAATTTTAGCAATACAGCCAAATTTATTGCCTTGAGCAATGAGCCGGATACCGCAACTGCTACTGCCGGCCTGGGAACGCAGGGGAGAGATATTGCCCAATTTATTTCTGGTGGTCCTTTCTCTATGGCAATTGGGGCAAAAGACACCCTGGCCTTTGCGATTTTGGCTGCGGATGATCTTGCAGGATTGCAAGGACATGCAGATGCCGCAAAGTCCAATTATTTCTGTAGAGTGCTTGATCGAGGACCCAATGAAGATTTCCTTTTCGCAGAAGTCAGTCAGGCAAGAGAAATTTTATTTAGCGACCAGAATGCCAATGCAAATACCTGGAGCTGGGATTTTGGAGATGGCAACAGCGCCATGAGTAAGAACCCCATTCATGTTTATAGCAGTGCTGGGTCCTATGAGGTAAATCTCAGGGTTTCAGATGGGGTTTGTAGCCGAGATTATAAACAGAAAATTCTGGTAAGGAATAATGTTTCCACAGAGCCTGACCCTGAACTTGCCCGCCTGAGCATTTTCCCCAATCCTGCCAGGGAGAACTTTCTGTTAAAACTGGAGGGATCCTGGCAAGGGGAAATTCAGATAGAGATGTATGGAATAGACGGCAAAAGGGTATATACCCGTACAGCCGAAGCTGCTCAAATATATACCCTTTCTGTAGATCGTGGCTCTCTTCCCGCCGGGATTTATGCCCTTACTCTCCGACATAAAGATTTTCAGATTAGCCGGAAGATTAACTGGGTCGATTAG
- a CDS encoding polyribonucleotide nucleotidyltransferase: MNVIRKTTTLPDGREISIETGALAKQADGAVVLTCGETMLLATAVAKKDVNVEVDFLPLSVDYMEKYAASGRFPGGFFKRDGRMGEHEILVSRLIDRAIRPLFPDDYHGDTQVMVELLSTDSEEQSDALACLAASAALCVSDIPFPDPVAEVRVVRKDGEFLINPPRSIMEECDLDLMVAATSDSINMVEGEMKEVSEEVMLEALKVAHESIRILCALQEELRAEAGKETREYDILEFDEGLYNEIDGQAQETIGKVARGSMGKEERGTILSDLKKEIKESLTEKYGEEEYFDARFQQYFKKIQKKIVRGVVVNETQRLDGRKLDEIRPIWGKVSYMPRTHGSAVFTRGETQALCNVTLGTKLDEQTIDTVTYRGSKRFLLQYTFPGYSTGEVKFNRGPARREIGHGNLAERALKPMVPTDLDYTVRVVSNILESNGSSSMASVCGGCMALMDAGINIRRPVSGIAMGLITTEDGFAVLSDILGDEDFLGDMDFKVAGTTEGLTACQMDIKIRGLSYEIIEKALQQSKAGRLHILDEMLKVIPEVASEMSRYAPRFFTMDIPHEFFGMVIGPGGKIIKEIQAQTGSVINLEEGENNIGKATISADNADSITAAVQQIRALIQMPEVGETYKAKVKSIMDYGAFVEFLPGKEGLLHISEISWERLPSMDGVFEIGQDIEIKLTGVDQKSGKFRLSRKVLLEKPEGYVERPPRERRDRGDRGDRRGGDRRGGGDRDRRGPRRH; this comes from the coding sequence ATGAACGTAATACGGAAAACGACAACCTTACCCGATGGCCGGGAAATTTCTATTGAAACTGGTGCACTAGCAAAACAAGCTGACGGAGCAGTAGTGCTGACTTGTGGAGAAACGATGCTGCTGGCAACAGCAGTAGCTAAGAAAGACGTGAATGTGGAAGTGGATTTTTTACCACTTTCTGTAGACTACATGGAAAAATACGCTGCTTCCGGTCGTTTTCCAGGTGGATTCTTCAAGCGTGATGGAAGAATGGGAGAACATGAAATTCTTGTTTCCCGTTTGATCGACCGCGCCATTCGTCCCCTATTCCCGGATGATTACCATGGTGACACACAGGTTATGGTAGAATTGCTCTCTACAGATTCTGAAGAGCAATCAGATGCCCTTGCCTGTTTAGCCGCATCTGCAGCACTATGTGTTTCAGATATTCCTTTCCCAGACCCTGTAGCAGAAGTACGGGTTGTGAGAAAAGACGGTGAATTCCTCATCAACCCTCCTCGTTCCATTATGGAAGAATGTGATTTGGATCTTATGGTAGCTGCTACCTCGGATTCCATCAACATGGTAGAGGGAGAAATGAAAGAAGTGAGTGAAGAAGTTATGCTGGAGGCTTTGAAAGTCGCCCATGAAAGCATCAGAATTCTTTGTGCACTTCAGGAAGAATTGAGAGCCGAAGCTGGAAAAGAAACCCGCGAATATGATATCCTGGAGTTTGACGAAGGTCTTTACAATGAGATCGATGGACAAGCTCAGGAAACTATTGGAAAAGTAGCCAGAGGTTCTATGGGAAAAGAGGAACGTGGTACGATCCTCAGTGATCTCAAAAAAGAGATCAAAGAAAGCCTGACAGAGAAATATGGTGAAGAAGAGTATTTCGACGCTCGCTTCCAACAGTACTTCAAAAAGATTCAAAAGAAAATCGTTCGCGGTGTAGTCGTGAATGAGACACAGAGACTCGATGGTCGTAAGCTTGATGAGATTCGTCCTATTTGGGGCAAAGTCAGCTATATGCCACGTACACATGGTTCTGCAGTCTTCACACGTGGAGAAACTCAGGCATTGTGTAATGTAACTCTGGGTACCAAGCTCGATGAGCAAACCATTGATACGGTTACTTACAGAGGATCTAAAAGATTCCTCCTGCAATATACTTTCCCTGGCTACTCTACCGGTGAAGTAAAATTCAACCGCGGACCTGCAAGAAGGGAAATTGGACATGGTAATCTGGCTGAAAGAGCTTTGAAGCCCATGGTCCCAACCGATCTTGATTATACCGTAAGGGTAGTATCCAACATTCTCGAATCCAATGGTTCCAGTTCTATGGCTTCCGTATGCGGAGGTTGTATGGCCCTTATGGATGCCGGTATCAATATCCGCCGTCCTGTATCAGGAATCGCGATGGGATTGATCACTACAGAGGATGGTTTTGCAGTTCTTTCAGATATCCTTGGAGACGAGGACTTCCTAGGAGATATGGACTTTAAAGTTGCTGGAACAACTGAAGGTCTTACTGCTTGCCAGATGGATATCAAAATCAGAGGCCTTTCCTATGAGATAATCGAAAAGGCTCTTCAGCAATCCAAAGCAGGTCGTCTACATATCCTGGACGAAATGTTGAAGGTAATTCCTGAAGTTGCTTCTGAGATGTCCAGATATGCACCTCGTTTCTTCACCATGGATATTCCTCACGAATTCTTCGGAATGGTGATTGGACCAGGTGGGAAAATCATCAAAGAAATTCAGGCTCAGACTGGTTCTGTAATTAACCTGGAAGAAGGTGAGAATAACATTGGTAAAGCAACGATCTCTGCTGACAATGCTGATAGCATCACTGCTGCAGTTCAGCAAATCCGCGCACTCATCCAAATGCCTGAAGTAGGAGAAACTTACAAAGCAAAAGTTAAATCCATCATGGATTACGGTGCTTTCGTTGAGTTCCTTCCTGGAAAAGAAGGCCTTCTGCATATTTCTGAGATTTCCTGGGAGCGTCTGCCAAGCATGGATGGCGTTTTCGAAATCGGTCAGGATATTGAGATCAAACTTACAGGGGTTGACCAAAAATCAGGTAAGTTTAGATTGAGTAGAAAAGTGCTTTTGGAAAAACCTGAAGGCTATGTGGAAAGACCTCCAAGAGAAAGAAGAGATAGAGGAGACAGAGGAGATCGCAGAGGCGGAGACCGCAGAGGAGGAGGAGATCGCGACCGCAGAGGTCCAAGACGACATTAA
- a CDS encoding glycosyltransferase family 39 protein, whose protein sequence is MYQRLAIFLFSYVGLLLFMSFQDYGADVDSWYLVQNTDRMLERGTYFASRSPGFPLYELILCFLIPLGSFFASNLFSLFAALVLALCFFLQLRKEGIPQAEIAVYSLLTLPLYIIGASSTIDYLPALSLQWISFFLLYTACEKDGNPHGLYLSAFVLGMAAGFRLTALSFIPASILFLFLKQRSFREIGAFGLTSLLAAFVAFLPVFLGPGFELPLDKSVLSLSYRIQVATYHGISFLGVLPLLLLLIGSFLFLWDLRKRNYQFHFRLSASEGFHASVLLIYALLFLLLPDESSYLLPLYPSLLYLIHKYFRPQLLPYFLAMIILSNLFIVELKGGESGQRSLKPYFKKGYSWQNLDKREHMQRMKKAVNRFLPEQKTLLMIEIPWVNTRDPNWTYDAEARHFKKEGSNFYFGPYIFDREDLRKKKNAGYRICVWREQKWEYYVMDLDDMIGREIEVVELDELLGDDV, encoded by the coding sequence ATGTATCAGCGACTTGCAATATTTCTATTCTCTTATGTAGGGCTCCTCCTGTTTATGAGCTTTCAGGACTATGGGGCAGATGTGGATAGCTGGTATTTGGTGCAGAATACGGATCGAATGCTGGAGCGAGGAACTTATTTTGCTTCCCGCTCTCCCGGATTCCCCTTGTATGAACTCATCCTTTGTTTCCTGATTCCACTGGGATCCTTTTTCGCCTCCAATTTATTCTCCCTTTTTGCAGCCCTTGTCCTGGCTCTTTGTTTTTTTTTACAGTTGAGAAAAGAAGGAATTCCTCAAGCGGAGATCGCAGTGTATTCCCTTTTGACTTTACCTCTTTATATCATTGGCGCAAGTTCAACTATTGATTATTTGCCTGCCCTGTCTTTGCAATGGATAAGCTTTTTTCTATTGTATACGGCTTGCGAAAAAGATGGCAATCCTCACGGACTCTATCTGAGTGCCTTTGTTTTAGGAATGGCTGCAGGCTTTCGTCTGACTGCCCTCAGTTTTATTCCAGCCTCCATCCTTTTCCTTTTTCTAAAACAAAGATCCTTTCGGGAAATAGGAGCGTTTGGCCTGACTTCTCTGCTTGCAGCTTTTGTGGCTTTCTTGCCCGTTTTTTTGGGACCTGGATTCGAATTGCCTCTCGATAAATCGGTTCTATCTCTTTCTTACCGAATTCAAGTAGCTACTTATCACGGGATTTCCTTTTTGGGAGTCCTTCCGCTTTTACTTTTACTAATAGGAAGTTTTCTTTTTCTGTGGGACCTGAGGAAAAGGAACTACCAATTTCATTTTCGCCTATCAGCCTCAGAAGGATTTCATGCTTCTGTTTTGCTGATATATGCACTCTTATTTCTATTGCTGCCGGACGAAAGTTCTTATCTATTGCCCCTGTATCCTTCTTTACTTTATTTAATCCATAAATACTTTCGCCCCCAATTGCTCCCATACTTTCTCGCTATGATTATCCTCAGCAATCTGTTTATTGTAGAATTGAAAGGTGGCGAAAGTGGGCAAAGGAGTTTGAAACCCTATTTTAAAAAAGGGTATAGCTGGCAAAATCTTGATAAGCGAGAACATATGCAGCGGATGAAAAAAGCCGTAAACCGTTTTCTACCTGAACAAAAGACCTTGCTGATGATCGAGATACCCTGGGTCAATACCCGTGATCCCAATTGGACCTATGATGCGGAAGCAAGACATTTCAAAAAGGAAGGTTCAAACTTTTACTTTGGTCCCTATATATTTGATCGAGAAGACCTGAGAAAGAAAAAAAATGCAGGTTATCGGATATGTGTATGGCGGGAGCAGAAATGGGAGTATTATGTAATGGATTTGGATGATATGATTGGCAGGGAGATTGAGGTAGTAGAATTGGACGAGCTTTTGGGAGATGACGTCTAG
- a CDS encoding GDP-mannose 4,6-dehydratase, producing the protein MKILITGGAGFIGSTTTDLLLSKGYEIKVIDNLSTGRIENLQQALQSDKFEFVQGSVTDKDLIDEYVAWCDHCYHFGAPVGVQLVMDHPVRTILDNIRGADNVMAAVHRHKKRVLIASTSEIYGKSLDLLDATHKRKLTEADYRVEGSTRNHRWAYANTKAMDEFLAFAYHKEFGTEVVIARFFNTVGPRQLFNYGMVIPNFVKRALINEDVPVFGTGEQKRSFMHVKDAVRAVTKLMISGKGVGHEFNVGNPIEITMNQLAERVIQRVGSSSKIIHKSYEEVYGKGFEDMNRRTADISKLVEYLDFEMKYDLDDILDDVIAYYKNRVEA; encoded by the coding sequence ATGAAGATATTAATCACCGGCGGCGCTGGTTTTATCGGATCTACCACCACAGATCTCCTCCTTTCCAAAGGTTATGAAATAAAAGTCATTGACAACCTCAGTACCGGACGCATAGAAAACCTTCAACAAGCTTTGCAATCGGATAAATTTGAGTTTGTCCAGGGTTCTGTGACTGACAAAGACCTCATAGACGAATACGTTGCCTGGTGCGATCACTGCTATCATTTTGGCGCGCCCGTTGGAGTACAACTGGTCATGGATCATCCCGTCCGCACCATCCTCGACAACATCAGGGGAGCAGACAATGTCATGGCCGCAGTCCACAGACACAAGAAAAGAGTCTTGATTGCTTCTACTTCAGAGATATATGGCAAAAGCCTGGATTTGCTGGATGCAACTCACAAAAGAAAACTCACCGAGGCTGACTATAGAGTAGAAGGAAGTACCCGAAATCACCGCTGGGCCTATGCAAATACCAAGGCCATGGATGAATTCCTCGCCTTCGCCTACCATAAAGAATTTGGGACAGAAGTAGTCATTGCAAGATTTTTTAATACGGTTGGGCCTCGTCAGTTATTCAATTATGGCATGGTCATTCCAAATTTTGTCAAGCGAGCCCTGATCAATGAAGATGTGCCCGTCTTTGGAACAGGAGAGCAAAAAAGAAGCTTCATGCATGTCAAAGATGCAGTAAGAGCAGTGACCAAACTCATGATCAGTGGAAAAGGCGTGGGGCATGAATTCAATGTGGGGAATCCTATAGAGATCACCATGAATCAATTGGCTGAGCGGGTAATCCAAAGAGTGGGAAGTTCCTCCAAAATCATCCATAAGTCCTATGAAGAGGTATATGGAAAAGGATTTGAAGATATGAATCGACGCACAGCAGATATCTCCAAACTCGTTGAGTACCTCGACTTCGAAATGAAGTACGATCTGGACGATATTCTGGATGATGTGATTGCCTATTATAAAAATAGAGTCGAAGCCTAA